From a single Podarcis raffonei isolate rPodRaf1 chromosome 10, rPodRaf1.pri, whole genome shotgun sequence genomic region:
- the TAB1 gene encoding TGF-beta-activated kinase 1 and MAP3K7-binding protein 1 translates to MAAARRSLLQSEQQPSWTDDLPLCQLSGVGSAPNRSYTTDGKGTEIHPLEDNWLKFRSENDCYLYGVFNGYDGNRITNFVGERLSAELLLGQLNADHDDADVRRILLQAFDVVERSFLESIDDALAEKASLQSQLPEGVPHHQLPSQYQKILERLKAVEKEISGGAMAIVAVILNNKLYIANVGTNRALLCKSTVDGLQVTQLNMDHTTENDDELFRFSQLGLDAAKIKQVGTICGQESTRRIGDYKVKYGYSDIELLSAAKSKPIIAEPEIHGGHPLDGVTGFLVLMSEGLYKALEAAHGPGQANQEIAAMIATEFAKQSSLDSVAQAVVDRVKRIHCDTYASGGERSKFCARHEDMSLLVRNFGYPLGEMSQPTLTPTQGGRVYPVSVPYSSAQNTSKTSVTLSLVMPSQGQMVNGAHSSSTLDEATPTLTNQSPTVTLQSTNTHTQSSSSSSDGGLFRSRPSHSLQPDEDGRVEPYVDFAEFYRLWNMDHSEQGALTVQ, encoded by the exons ATGGCGGCGGCGAGGAGGAGTCTCCTGCAGAGC GAGCAGCAACCAAGTTGGACAGATGACTTGCCTCTCTGCCAGCTCTCCGGTGTGGGTTCAGCTCCTAACCGTTCCTATACCACAGATGGAAAGGGGACAGAAATTCACCCCTTAGAGGATAACTGGCTGAAATTCAG GAGTGAAAATGACTGCTACCTCTATGGGGTCTTCAATGGTTATGATGGCAACCGGATCACCAATTTTGTGGGAGAAAGACTCTCCGCAGAGCTCCTGTTGGGCCAGCTGAATGCAGACCATGATGATGCTGATGTGCGCAGAATACTGCTGCAG GCTTTTGATGTGGTGGAAAGGAGTTTCCTGGAGTCCATTGATGATGCACTAGCAGAGAAGGCCAGCCTCCAGTCCCAGCTGCCAGAG GGGGTGCCCCATCACCAGCTGCCTTCCCAGTACCAGAAAATCCTGGAACGGTTGAAGGCTGTAGAAAAGGAGATCTCTGGAGGGGCCATGGCTATTGTGGCAGTCATCCTCAACAACAAGCTCTACATCGCCAATGTAG GAACAAACAGGGCACTCTTGTGCAAATCTACAGTAGACGGGTTGCAAGTGACACAACTCAACATGGACCACACCACAGAGAATGACGATGAGCTCTTCCGCTTTTCACAGCTGG GTTTGgatgcagcaaaaataaaacaagtaggAACCATATGCGGGCAGGAGAGTACCCGGCGCATCGGAGATTATAAAGTCAAATATGGCTATAGTGATATTGAACTGCTGAG TGCTGCGAAATCTAAGCCAATCATAGCAGAGCCTGAAATCCACGGAGGGCACCCACTCGATGGAGTCACGGGCTTTCTGGTTCTGATGTCAGAAGGGCTCTACAAAGCTCTGGAAGCAGCTCATGGGCCTGGGCAAGCCAATCAG GAGATTGCAGCCATGATTGCCACAGAGTTTGCCAAACAAAGCTCACTGGATTCCGTGGCCCAAGCAGTGGTGGATCGAGTGAAGCGCATTCACTGTGACACATACGCCAGCGGGGGGGAACGGTCCAAGTTCTGTGCTCGGCATGAGGACATGTCGCTGCTGGTGAGGAATTTCGGGTACCCGCTGGGGGAGATGAGCCAGCCCACACTGACCCCGACGCAAG GAGGTCGGGTCTATCCTGTGTCGGTGCCGTACTCCAGTGCCCAGAACACAAGCAAGACCAGCGTTACGCTATCCCTTGTCATGCCATCCCAGGGTCAGATGGTCAATGGCGCCCACAGTAGCTCCACGTTGGATGAAGCCACACCCACCCTCACAAA TCAAAGCCCAACAGTGACCCTCCAGTCTACCAACACTCACACCCAGAGTAGTAGCTCCAGCTCTGATGGGGGCCTCTTCCGTTCtcgcccttcccactccctccAGCCAGATGAAGATGGGCGTGTGGAGCCCTACGTGGACTTTGCAGAATTCTACCGCCTCTGGAACATGGACCACAGTGAGCAGGGAGCACTCACCGTGCAATAA